A section of the Oceaniferula marina genome encodes:
- a CDS encoding DUF6794 domain-containing protein: MRIAYLIAICCLLSCKDRTNQEGSIQDLVQPSTLKQGDLLPQEFEELISVIIDQMPDETKKIIKESDNGDDMIDHFGMGLSLRNGDLNRTDSEVRLYLIRQGIYHRDDLSSIVLYAVNRRLRGEPVELAKKIQYYRSYWEAQDTVAPLDLNCPTCKKELNPAFWGGTTSHPDRNYFWGRCPDEHDFLYYHKEGWIPQEN, translated from the coding sequence ATGAGAATCGCATATCTGATCGCCATCTGCTGTCTTTTGTCCTGCAAAGACCGCACGAATCAGGAAGGATCAATTCAGGATTTAGTTCAACCGTCTACCCTCAAACAAGGGGATTTACTGCCTCAAGAATTTGAAGAGCTAATTTCTGTGATAATTGATCAAATGCCCGATGAGACGAAGAAGATAATCAAAGAGTCTGATAATGGGGATGATATGATTGACCACTTCGGTATGGGACTGAGCCTTCGTAATGGTGACCTTAATCGCACTGATTCTGAGGTTAGGTTGTATTTAATACGACAGGGGATTTACCATCGAGATGATTTATCGAGTATCGTTTTGTATGCTGTGAATCGAAGACTCCGTGGTGAACCTGTTGAGCTTGCTAAGAAGATTCAGTATTACCGTTCATATTGGGAAGCTCAAGATACCGTCGCTCCACTTGATTTGAATTGCCCCACCTGTAAAAAGGAGTTGAATCCAGCCTTTTGGGGTGGGACTACTAGTCATCCAGACCGTAATTATTTTTGGGGGCGTTGCCCTGACGAGCATGATTTTCTCTACTACCATAAGGAAGGCTGGATTCCCCAAGAGAACTAA